A genomic window from Desulfuribacillus stibiiarsenatis includes:
- a CDS encoding helix-turn-helix transcriptional regulator, with the protein MTIELNKRQELIIEIVKSDGPITGEHIADRLCLSRAALRPDLAILTMAGYLDARPRVGYFFSGKHQGEIYSKRLRLLKVKDYKSIPVVINEKSTAYDAMCMMFMEDLGTVFVTREEEGLIVLVGLVSKKDLLKIAVAQQNMPEIPISMVMTRTPHIITVAPTDSLYEAAQKIVEFHVNCLPVINKQNGKNELVGLISRTTITRVFVELGSLKTV; encoded by the coding sequence GTGACAATCGAGCTTAATAAAAGGCAAGAGCTTATCATTGAGATTGTAAAGTCTGATGGGCCGATTACTGGAGAACATATAGCCGATCGGTTATGTTTATCGAGGGCGGCCCTAAGACCTGATTTAGCTATACTCACAATGGCTGGATATTTAGATGCCCGACCACGAGTTGGTTATTTCTTTTCTGGCAAACATCAAGGAGAGATTTATAGTAAAAGGTTACGATTACTCAAAGTGAAAGACTATAAATCAATTCCTGTCGTTATTAACGAAAAGTCTACTGCCTATGATGCCATGTGTATGATGTTTATGGAAGATTTAGGTACTGTTTTTGTTACTCGCGAAGAAGAAGGTCTCATAGTATTAGTTGGGCTTGTTTCGAAGAAGGATCTATTGAAAATAGCAGTGGCTCAACAAAACATGCCAGAGATTCCAATCTCCATGGTTATGACAAGGACACCGCACATTATTACCGTTGCCCCTACAGATTCTCTGTACGAAGCAGCGCAGAAAATTGTTGAATTTCATGTGAACTGTTTACCAGTAATCAATAAACAAAATGGTAAGAATGAGCTTGTTGGACTTATTTCTCGTACTACAATTACTAGAGTGTTTGTAGAATTAGGATCTCTAAAAACTGTTTAG
- a CDS encoding pyruvate, water dikinase regulatory protein, with translation MLPIVYVLSDSVGETGEFVVRAVASQFNGGHVDIRRVPYIDDHESIVEAFELAKEANAFIAYTLVLPNLRNFVKIKAEEYNIPAVDLLGDLMETFSNVHGKQPNYSPGSMRQLDADYFKRVEAIEFAVKYDDGKDPRGILRADVVLVGVSRTSKTPLSMYLAHKRLKVANVPIAPEVTPPEELFLVPSKKCIGLTINPDQLNEIRQERLKTLGLTRNANYAKFERILEELEYAEKIIKRIGCPTINVSNKAVEETAGIILDILKKGGKISG, from the coding sequence ATGCTCCCGATTGTTTATGTTCTATCGGACTCTGTTGGTGAAACTGGTGAATTTGTAGTTCGAGCTGTTGCTAGTCAATTTAATGGTGGCCATGTGGATATACGAAGAGTTCCTTATATTGATGATCACGAGTCAATTGTTGAGGCTTTTGAATTAGCAAAAGAGGCAAATGCTTTTATTGCGTACACATTGGTGCTTCCTAATCTACGCAATTTTGTGAAGATTAAAGCAGAGGAGTACAATATTCCTGCCGTTGACTTACTTGGAGATCTAATGGAGACCTTTTCTAATGTACATGGAAAGCAACCCAATTATTCCCCGGGCTCTATGAGACAGCTAGATGCAGATTACTTTAAAAGAGTAGAAGCAATCGAATTTGCTGTAAAGTACGATGACGGGAAAGATCCACGTGGTATATTACGAGCAGATGTAGTGTTAGTAGGGGTTTCCCGAACTTCCAAAACTCCATTATCTATGTATCTTGCACATAAAAGATTAAAAGTAGCAAACGTACCAATCGCGCCAGAAGTTACGCCTCCTGAAGAATTATTTCTAGTACCATCAAAAAAATGTATTGGATTAACGATTAATCCTGACCAATTGAATGAGATTCGACAAGAGCGGTTAAAGACGCTAGGGTTAACTCGCAATGCTAACTATGCAAAATTCGAGAGAATTCTTGAAGAACTAGAATATGCAGAAAAAATTATCAAAAGAATTGGTTGTCCAACAATCAATGTATCGAACAAGGCCGTAGAGGAAACCGCAGGGATTATTCTCGACATATTGAAAAAGGGAGGAAAAATAAGTGGGTAA
- the ppdK gene encoding pyruvate, phosphate dikinase, translated as MGKKYVYLFQEGNADLKNLLGGKGANLAEMTNAGLPVPPGFTISTEACNEYYNAGKVFTDEMNRQAMDALAALEQQVGKKLGDIDNPLLVSVRSGSVFSMPGMMDTVLNLGLNDQTVNGLAKKTNNPRFAYDSYRRFIQMFSGVVLNVDHYHFEHVIDHVKEQKGITEDTQMTAEDWQTVIAEYKVIVKKQTGEDFPQEPMDQLKKATIAVFDSWNNQRAIIYRRVHKIPDHLGTAVNIQSMVFGNMGDDCGTGVAFTRNPSTGEKLLYGEYLINAQGEDVVAGTRTPQPIVTLQQVMPEVFDQFVAICNRLESHYRDIQDIEFTIEGGKLYILQTRNGKRTAHAAVKIAYDFVIEGILTKEEALLRVDPSQLDQILHRRIDPNAKQDVIAKGLPASPGAASGKAIFDADLADKLANEGQKVMLVRPETTPDDIHGILAAQGILTSRGGMTSHAAVVARGMGKPAICGCEEIKIDLKSNSFTVNGITVKEGDIISIDGGTGRVMLGEVKLIDPVLSDEFVKLLGWADEIRDLGVRTNADNPEDSKKAREFGAEGIGLCRTEHMFMASDRVPIVQSMILAENEEERLVALEKLLPMQQEDFEGIFREMAGLPVTIRLLDPPLHEFLPHLEDLVVEITKLQMNPNADARVLHEKEILLRKVRGLTEFNPMLGHRGCRLGVVYPEIYEMQARAIFQAACKLAAEGIVVIPEVMIPLVGHVNELSLMRKLVEDTAKQVFEELGQEIEYKVGTMIEVPRAAITADEIATEADFFSFGTNDLTQTTFGFSRDDAEGKFLHYYVDNKVLPENPFAVLDEQGVGKLVDLAVKLGRGTKPGLKTGICGEHGGEKQSIEFCYRTGLDYVSCSPFRVPIARLAAAHATIKFKK; from the coding sequence GTGGGTAAAAAGTATGTATATCTTTTCCAAGAAGGAAATGCAGATTTGAAAAATTTGTTAGGAGGTAAGGGTGCGAACCTTGCTGAAATGACAAATGCAGGACTGCCTGTTCCTCCTGGTTTTACAATAAGTACAGAAGCGTGTAATGAATATTATAACGCTGGCAAAGTATTCACCGATGAGATGAACAGACAAGCTATGGATGCATTAGCTGCATTAGAACAGCAAGTAGGTAAGAAATTAGGGGATATAGATAATCCACTTTTAGTATCTGTGCGCTCAGGTTCTGTTTTCTCTATGCCGGGGATGATGGATACCGTTTTAAACTTAGGTCTTAATGATCAAACGGTAAATGGACTTGCCAAAAAAACAAACAACCCACGTTTTGCATATGACTCCTATCGTCGTTTTATTCAAATGTTTAGTGGAGTGGTATTAAATGTCGATCATTACCACTTCGAGCATGTGATTGATCATGTGAAAGAACAAAAAGGAATCACGGAAGATACGCAAATGACAGCGGAAGATTGGCAGACTGTTATTGCTGAATATAAAGTAATTGTCAAAAAACAGACAGGTGAAGATTTCCCACAAGAGCCAATGGATCAGTTAAAAAAGGCAACAATCGCAGTATTTGATTCATGGAATAATCAACGTGCCATTATTTATAGAAGGGTACATAAGATACCTGACCACCTTGGAACAGCGGTTAACATTCAATCGATGGTTTTTGGTAACATGGGTGACGATTGTGGAACGGGTGTAGCATTCACAAGAAACCCATCCACTGGAGAGAAACTATTGTATGGAGAATACTTGATTAATGCGCAAGGAGAAGATGTAGTCGCAGGTACTCGTACTCCGCAACCAATAGTGACTTTACAACAGGTTATGCCGGAAGTGTTTGATCAATTTGTAGCAATTTGCAACCGTCTAGAAAGTCATTATCGAGATATTCAAGATATCGAATTTACAATAGAAGGTGGCAAGTTATACATTTTACAAACGAGAAATGGTAAAAGAACTGCTCATGCAGCAGTGAAAATAGCATATGATTTCGTAATCGAAGGGATTCTTACGAAAGAAGAAGCACTATTGCGTGTTGACCCAAGTCAATTAGATCAAATATTACACCGTCGAATTGACCCGAATGCAAAGCAAGATGTGATTGCAAAAGGATTACCAGCATCTCCAGGTGCAGCATCAGGAAAGGCGATTTTTGATGCAGACCTTGCTGATAAGCTTGCTAATGAAGGGCAAAAAGTAATGCTAGTAAGACCAGAAACTACTCCTGACGATATCCATGGTATCTTGGCGGCCCAAGGAATTCTAACAAGTCGCGGTGGTATGACAAGTCACGCTGCCGTCGTAGCTAGAGGAATGGGAAAACCAGCGATTTGTGGATGTGAAGAAATTAAAATTGATCTAAAATCGAATTCCTTTACTGTGAATGGAATCACAGTTAAAGAAGGTGACATCATCTCCATTGATGGGGGAACAGGTAGGGTTATGCTGGGTGAAGTGAAGCTAATCGATCCAGTATTGTCAGACGAATTCGTAAAATTATTAGGATGGGCTGATGAGATACGTGATTTAGGCGTTCGTACGAATGCTGATAATCCAGAAGATTCTAAGAAGGCTAGAGAGTTCGGAGCAGAAGGAATTGGACTTTGCCGTACGGAACATATGTTTATGGCTTCCGATCGAGTACCTATCGTTCAGTCAATGATACTAGCAGAAAATGAAGAAGAGCGTTTGGTAGCACTAGAAAAACTTCTGCCTATGCAACAAGAGGATTTTGAAGGCATATTTAGAGAAATGGCTGGGTTGCCTGTTACAATTCGTCTCTTAGATCCACCACTACATGAATTCCTTCCGCACCTTGAGGACTTAGTAGTAGAGATTACTAAACTTCAGATGAACCCTAATGCTGATGCAAGGGTGTTACATGAGAAAGAAATCTTGCTGCGCAAAGTACGCGGATTAACGGAATTTAATCCAATGCTCGGCCATCGAGGTTGCCGTTTAGGTGTGGTGTATCCAGAAATTTACGAAATGCAAGCAAGGGCGATCTTCCAAGCAGCATGTAAGTTAGCAGCTGAAGGAATTGTCGTTATTCCTGAAGTTATGATTCCATTAGTGGGCCATGTGAATGAGTTATCATTGATGAGGAAGTTAGTGGAAGATACTGCTAAGCAAGTATTTGAAGAATTAGGCCAAGAAATTGAATATAAGGTTGGAACTATGATTGAAGTGCCAAGAGCTGCTATTACTGCAGATGAGATTGCGACAGAAGCAGATTTCTTCTCATTTGGTACGAATGACTTAACACAGACAACTTTTGGATTTAGCCGTGATGATGCGGAAGGGAAGTTCCTGCACTACTACGTCGATAATAAAGTACTTCCAGAAAATCCATTTGCAGTACTAGATGAACAAGGGGTAGGGAAATTAGTTGACTTAGCTGTAAAACTTGGAAGAGGAACAAAGCCAGGGTTGAAGACTGGTATATGTGGAGAGCACGGTGGCGAGAAGCAATCGATCGAATTCTGCTACCGTACCGGCCTAGACTATGTTAGCTGTTCGCCATTCCGCGTTCCAATCGCTAGACTTGCCGCAGCCCATGCAACAATAAAATTCAAAAAATAG
- a CDS encoding deoxyguanosinetriphosphate triphosphohydrolase, producing the protein MKRNWDDIEAIILSPYACKSKDTKGRRFADTRKDLRTEFQRDRDRIIHSKAFRRLKHKTQVFITPEGDHYRTRLTHTLEVSQIARTIARGLGLNEDLTESIALGHDLGHTPFGHAGETVLDRIHPEGFRHNEQSLRVVDWLEDGKGLNLTWEVRDGILNHTGPNKPFTLEGQVVKIADRIAYINHDIDDAIRGKVLTYDDLPKELMLILGSSHSERISAMVHDMIRNSEGKEEISLSGEITQAMNELRKFMFQYVYISSDAKKEEEKAKRIVEAVYLHYLTHPELLHKEYHNQIQDNNIHRTVCDFVAGMTDRYIITLYKKIVIPDPWLIV; encoded by the coding sequence GTGAAACGGAACTGGGATGACATTGAAGCGATTATATTATCTCCGTATGCGTGCAAGAGTAAAGATACAAAAGGAAGACGATTTGCCGATACACGCAAAGATCTCAGAACGGAATTCCAAAGGGATCGCGATCGGATTATACATTCTAAAGCGTTTCGTCGTTTAAAGCATAAAACGCAGGTATTTATAACTCCTGAGGGGGACCATTATAGAACGAGATTGACTCATACATTAGAGGTATCACAAATAGCCAGAACAATCGCTAGAGGTCTAGGTTTAAATGAAGATTTAACAGAATCTATAGCTTTAGGTCATGACCTTGGTCACACGCCATTTGGTCATGCGGGTGAAACAGTATTGGATAGGATACATCCAGAAGGTTTTCGGCATAACGAACAAAGTCTACGTGTTGTTGATTGGCTAGAAGATGGAAAAGGATTAAATCTGACTTGGGAAGTTCGGGATGGTATATTGAATCACACAGGTCCTAATAAACCCTTTACATTAGAAGGTCAAGTCGTCAAAATTGCTGACAGAATTGCATATATTAACCATGATATTGATGACGCAATACGTGGTAAGGTACTGACATATGACGATTTACCGAAAGAATTAATGCTTATACTAGGGTCAAGCCATTCTGAGCGAATTAGTGCTATGGTTCATGACATGATACGTAATAGTGAAGGAAAAGAAGAGATTTCACTAAGTGGAGAAATAACTCAAGCAATGAACGAGCTTAGGAAATTTATGTTTCAGTATGTGTATATATCTTCAGATGCAAAGAAAGAAGAAGAAAAAGCTAAGAGAATAGTGGAAGCAGTGTATCTTCACTATTTAACTCATCCAGAGCTACTACATAAGGAGTATCATAATCAAATACAGGACAATAATATTCATAGAACTGTATGTGACTTTGTGGCTGGAATGACTGATCGGTATATCATAACGCTGTACAAAAAGATTGTGATACCGGATCCATGGCTTATCGTATAG
- a CDS encoding DUF188 domain-containing protein: protein MKIYVDVDSCPVKEEIKHICQQHEIPTYFVSNRKHLFVVKEPLLHYQWVRVEGSDGIKNYLQNHLSEGDIVISHDVKVASQALEKKSVVITFRGRVISHHNIEFLEYKKHIQLQQPIASRDSNHTDMMQQEDRLLFSIKLTELIISLQKEGDL, encoded by the coding sequence ATGAAAATCTATGTTGACGTAGATTCTTGTCCTGTGAAAGAAGAAATTAAGCATATTTGCCAACAGCACGAGATTCCTACATACTTTGTTTCGAATCGAAAACATTTATTTGTTGTGAAAGAACCCTTATTGCATTATCAGTGGGTAAGAGTCGAAGGCTCGGATGGGATAAAGAACTACTTGCAGAACCATCTGTCCGAGGGAGATATCGTCATTAGCCACGATGTCAAAGTTGCTTCACAAGCGTTAGAGAAAAAAAGTGTCGTTATCACATTTCGTGGAAGAGTAATCAGTCATCATAATATAGAATTTTTAGAGTATAAAAAGCATATTCAATTACAACAGCCGATTGCTTCACGAGATTCAAATCATACTGACATGATGCAGCAAGAAGACCGATTATTATTTTCAATAAAATTGACAGAATTGATAATTTCTTTGCAAAAAGAAGGAGATTTATAA
- the dnaG gene encoding DNA primase, which yields MAKERISEDVIEDIRNRFDIVEVISRYIDLKKKGRTYFGLCPFHSEKSPSFAVSSDKQIYHCFGCGAGGNTLSFLMNIEGWSFPETLKNLAEEAGINLPVQEDNHNQEDQQQRTRLYTSHELAAKYYHYILLETDSGKQAFQYLENRGFTRKIIEEFQIGFVPDSYDTILNFLMRRGFHEEELELGGLITKSTKSNRYYDRFRNRIMFPIWDGQGRVIAFGGRILDQGEPKYLNTNETPIFNKSKVLYNLHRARMSMHQNAEVYITEGYIDVIAAYQNGLYNTVATLGTSFTPEHAKLIRRNVNKAILLYDGDEAGTQAALRGSEILENHSIDTAIVNLPDGQDPDDYFKTQTLQDFAQLRKNAISREQLQLQLLKSKYPTQNGEEKVHYAMEAIRVIAEIENAPKREYFLLELSKEVNLSLDSLQDELKKQIEKQKKANNMKKHDGKWNNRINYGKHSHNQMNSIIPAFQKAEREIIWIMLHDVEKGKKLAEKIQADFQIPEHSLIAARIYSYYQENILPSMSEILNYFHDQPNVLRVLTNMQFTFDEQLFDDQSHLDACIELIEKRQLENELKILQNQIELANKTGKQDQLVELLKKMQEIQKRIKKL from the coding sequence TTGGCTAAGGAAAGAATATCTGAAGATGTGATAGAGGATATTAGAAATCGATTTGATATTGTGGAAGTTATCAGTCGATATATAGATTTGAAGAAAAAGGGACGCACATATTTCGGGCTGTGTCCTTTTCATTCTGAAAAGAGTCCTTCTTTCGCAGTATCTTCTGACAAACAAATATACCATTGCTTTGGTTGTGGAGCTGGGGGCAATACACTCAGCTTTCTGATGAATATAGAAGGGTGGAGTTTTCCTGAAACTTTAAAAAATTTAGCCGAAGAGGCAGGGATTAACCTACCAGTTCAAGAAGATAATCATAATCAAGAAGATCAGCAGCAACGCACACGGCTATATACATCACACGAATTAGCGGCAAAATACTATCATTACATACTTCTTGAAACTGACTCTGGTAAACAAGCGTTTCAATATTTAGAGAACAGAGGATTTACAAGAAAAATTATTGAAGAATTTCAAATTGGTTTTGTGCCTGATAGTTACGACACAATATTAAACTTTTTGATGAGAAGAGGTTTTCATGAAGAAGAATTAGAACTTGGTGGACTTATAACAAAAAGTACAAAAAGTAATCGATATTATGACCGTTTTAGAAACCGCATTATGTTTCCGATTTGGGATGGGCAAGGTCGAGTAATAGCGTTCGGCGGTCGAATCCTAGATCAAGGCGAGCCTAAGTATTTAAACACTAACGAAACGCCTATATTTAATAAAAGTAAAGTTCTCTATAATCTACATCGTGCTAGAATGTCTATGCATCAAAACGCCGAAGTGTATATCACAGAAGGATATATAGACGTCATCGCAGCCTATCAAAACGGTCTTTACAATACCGTAGCAACATTAGGAACTTCATTCACTCCAGAGCATGCAAAGCTAATCCGTAGAAACGTAAATAAGGCAATCTTACTATACGATGGTGATGAAGCTGGGACTCAAGCGGCACTCAGAGGTAGTGAAATTTTAGAGAACCATTCAATTGATACTGCAATCGTGAACTTGCCAGATGGACAAGATCCGGATGATTATTTTAAGACGCAAACATTACAAGATTTTGCCCAGTTACGAAAAAATGCAATCTCTAGAGAGCAGTTACAACTTCAATTATTGAAAAGTAAATATCCGACGCAAAATGGTGAAGAAAAAGTCCATTATGCGATGGAGGCAATTCGGGTAATTGCTGAAATTGAGAATGCCCCGAAACGTGAGTATTTTCTGTTGGAATTGAGTAAAGAAGTGAATTTATCCTTAGATTCTCTTCAAGATGAATTAAAAAAACAGATAGAAAAACAAAAAAAAGCAAATAACATGAAGAAACACGATGGAAAATGGAATAATCGTATAAATTATGGAAAACATAGTCATAACCAGATGAATTCTATTATTCCAGCTTTTCAAAAAGCTGAGAGAGAAATCATTTGGATTATGCTTCATGATGTAGAAAAAGGTAAAAAATTAGCGGAAAAGATTCAAGCAGATTTCCAAATTCCTGAGCATTCTTTAATTGCTGCTAGAATATATAGCTATTATCAAGAGAATATATTACCTTCTATGTCGGAAATTCTTAATTATTTTCATGATCAACCGAATGTTTTACGTGTGTTAACCAACATGCAATTTACTTTTGATGAGCAACTTTTTGATGATCAAAGTCATCTAGATGCCTGTATAGAGCTAATAGAAAAACGCCAGCTAGAAAACGAATTAAAAATTTTACAAAATCAAATAGAATTAGCAAATAAAACAGGAAAACAAGATCAGCTTGTCGAATTATTAAAGAAGATGCAAGAAATCCAAAAAAGAATCAAAAAATTATAG
- the rpoD gene encoding RNA polymerase sigma factor RpoD produces MSLEEVKQKLLEEGKKRGVLTYKEILDRLSNYDQDSDQIDEFFDYLNDQGIDISNEESEDIMVPSDDYIIEEDLSIPPGIKINDPVRMYLKEIGRVPLLSAQEEIELANRIAQGDEEAKKRLAEANLRLVVSIAKRYVGRGMLFLDLIQEGNMGLIKAVEKFDYKKGFKFSTYATWWIRQAITRAIADQARTIRIPVHMVETINKLIRVSRQLLQDLGREPSPEEIAAEMDLTPDKVREIMKIAQEPVSLETPIGEEDDSHLGDFIEDQDALAPSDAAAYELLKEQLEDVLDTLTEREENVLRLRFGLDDGRTRTLEEVGKVFGVTRERIRQIEAKALRKLRHPSRSKRLKDFLE; encoded by the coding sequence ATGTCCCTTGAAGAAGTAAAACAGAAATTGTTAGAAGAAGGGAAAAAGCGTGGAGTATTAACATATAAAGAAATACTAGACCGCTTATCTAATTACGATCAGGATTCCGATCAGATTGATGAGTTCTTTGATTATTTAAACGATCAAGGAATTGATATATCGAATGAAGAATCTGAGGATATTATGGTACCAAGTGATGATTATATTATAGAAGAAGATCTATCAATTCCACCGGGTATAAAGATTAATGATCCAGTGCGTATGTATTTGAAAGAAATAGGTCGGGTACCCCTTTTATCTGCACAAGAAGAGATCGAGTTAGCAAACCGAATTGCTCAAGGTGATGAAGAAGCAAAAAAGAGATTAGCTGAAGCAAATCTTAGATTAGTAGTTAGTATTGCGAAACGTTATGTAGGACGTGGAATGTTATTTTTAGATTTAATTCAGGAAGGTAACATGGGTCTTATCAAAGCGGTTGAGAAATTTGACTACAAAAAAGGGTTCAAATTTAGTACATATGCAACATGGTGGATTCGACAAGCGATTACCCGCGCTATCGCCGATCAAGCGAGAACGATACGTATACCAGTACATATGGTGGAAACTATCAATAAACTTATTCGGGTTTCAAGACAATTACTGCAAGATTTAGGTCGCGAGCCATCACCTGAGGAAATTGCAGCAGAGATGGATTTAACTCCGGATAAAGTCCGAGAAATCATGAAGATTGCTCAAGAGCCTGTTTCACTAGAAACACCTATTGGTGAAGAGGATGATTCACATTTAGGAGACTTCATTGAGGATCAAGATGCACTAGCACCTTCAGATGCTGCAGCTTATGAATTGTTAAAAGAGCAGTTAGAAGATGTTCTTGACACTTTGACGGAGCGAGAAGAGAACGTGTTACGTTTGCGTTTTGGACTTGATGATGGTAGAACAAGAACTTTAGAAGAAGTAGGAAAAGTATTTGGCGTAACTCGTGAAAGAATCCGTCAAATTGAAGCGAAAGCATTGAGAAAACTACGTCATCCAAGTCGTAGTAAACGATTAAAAGATTTCTTAGAATAA
- a CDS encoding tRNA (adenine(22)-N(1))-methyltransferase produces MGISNRLMTIAEYIPNRAILADIGSDHAYLPIYSVQKGIVEKAIAGEVNEGPYLTAKTNVMDQKLAHLIDVRLGNGLEVLQPNEVNCITIAGMGGILITEILTQGIDKLESVGRLILQPMNSEPKLREWLIQHSYQILEEHIMKEYDIIYEILIAEPVKQKLTLSHQDIQFGPVLRRGKSILFVEKWQDEINKREKVIHNIIKNGSNVANQAKIQKIQQEILEIKEVL; encoded by the coding sequence TTGGGCATATCGAATCGACTAATGACAATCGCAGAATATATTCCGAATCGTGCAATACTAGCTGATATCGGTTCAGATCATGCGTACCTACCAATCTACAGTGTACAAAAAGGTATCGTTGAAAAAGCAATCGCAGGTGAAGTAAACGAGGGACCGTATCTTACTGCGAAGACAAATGTTATGGACCAAAAACTAGCGCACCTCATTGACGTACGATTAGGCAACGGTTTGGAAGTATTGCAACCTAATGAAGTGAATTGTATTACAATTGCTGGTATGGGTGGAATCTTAATCACAGAAATTCTAACGCAAGGGATTGATAAGCTAGAATCAGTGGGACGGTTAATTCTACAGCCGATGAATAGTGAACCTAAGTTGAGAGAGTGGCTTATACAGCATTCTTATCAAATTTTAGAAGAACACATTATGAAAGAATACGATATTATTTATGAGATTTTGATTGCTGAGCCTGTAAAGCAGAAACTGACTCTCTCGCACCAAGACATACAATTCGGCCCTGTTCTCAGAAGAGGAAAATCGATACTCTTTGTCGAGAAATGGCAAGATGAAATCAACAAACGCGAAAAAGTAATTCACAATATTATTAAAAATGGTTCTAATGTTGCGAACCAAGCAAAAATCCAAAAAATACAGCAAGAAATACTAGAAATTAAGGAGGTGCTATAG
- a CDS encoding Nif3-like dinuclear metal center hexameric protein, translated as MLRKILEQIAPPHLAYDKDPIGLQIGSWSRNVSKILVSLDMNEAIVDEAITIGAELIVCHHAPFYKPLSNILVDTPTGKMIEKLIKNNISVYVAHTNLDIVEDGVNDALANALGIENIEILEVTKKEKMKKLVVFVPEDTHQQVLQAISDAGAGQIGNYSHCSFNISGTGTFKPLAGSNPFIGSQGELEKVKEIRIETIIPEGIQAKVVQNMLNAHPYEEVAYDIYPLEIEGSASGIGRIGSYEQAMQFSEFLDKVKLVLNLSTIQVAGPSNKLVKKVAVCGGSGSKFIANAIQQQADVYITGDVTYHDAQWAEQQNLTILNAGHYPTEAIIVPKLTAMIQKRCNDEGCSIQVIPSIVNTDPFHYM; from the coding sequence ATGCTTAGAAAAATTTTAGAACAAATAGCACCACCGCATTTAGCATATGATAAAGATCCGATTGGTTTACAAATAGGCTCTTGGAGTAGGAATGTTAGTAAGATTCTAGTGTCATTAGATATGAACGAGGCGATTGTAGATGAAGCGATTACTATAGGAGCAGAATTGATTGTTTGTCACCATGCGCCTTTTTACAAGCCTCTTTCTAATATTCTAGTAGATACTCCTACGGGCAAGATGATTGAAAAGTTAATTAAGAACAACATTAGTGTATATGTTGCCCACACGAATCTAGATATTGTTGAAGATGGGGTTAATGATGCATTAGCGAATGCACTTGGCATAGAAAATATAGAAATACTAGAAGTAACAAAAAAAGAAAAAATGAAAAAGCTAGTCGTGTTTGTTCCAGAAGATACCCACCAACAAGTCTTACAAGCGATTAGCGATGCGGGAGCAGGACAGATAGGGAATTATAGCCACTGTTCATTCAATATCTCAGGTACAGGCACATTTAAGCCTTTGGCGGGCTCGAATCCTTTTATAGGTTCTCAAGGAGAGTTAGAAAAGGTTAAGGAAATTCGTATTGAAACAATAATTCCAGAAGGAATTCAAGCAAAAGTCGTTCAAAATATGCTAAATGCACATCCATATGAGGAAGTTGCCTATGATATTTATCCCCTAGAGATTGAAGGAAGTGCTAGCGGAATCGGTAGAATTGGTTCCTATGAACAAGCAATGCAGTTTTCTGAGTTTTTGGATAAAGTAAAGTTAGTTTTAAACCTATCCACTATACAAGTGGCAGGTCCATCCAATAAGTTAGTGAAAAAAGTTGCGGTATGTGGCGGTAGTGGTAGTAAATTTATAGCAAATGCAATTCAACAACAAGCAGATGTATATATCACTGGAGATGTCACTTATCACGATGCGCAGTGGGCAGAACAACAAAACCTAACAATTCTCAACGCTGGTCACTATCCTACAGAAGCTATCATCGTTCCTAAGCTAACGGCAATGATTCAAAAGCGTTGCAATGATGAAGGATGTTCGATACAAGTCATACCTTCAATTGTTAACACGGACCCGTTTCATTATATGTAA